The DNA region TCGGTCCCCGACGCCGCCAACACGGCTCCCACCATCCCGCCGACGAGGGCGTGGGAGGAACTGGACGGGATCGCCAAGACCCATGTGACGAGGTTCCACACGATTCCGCCGACCAGGCCCCCGAGCACCACGTCGAGCGTGATGACCCCCGCGTCGACGATCCCCTTGGCGATCGTTGCGGCGACAGTGAGAGACAAAAAGGCGCCCACCATGTTGAGAGTCGCGGAAAGCAGGACGGCCTGCCGGGGTTTGAGCGCACGCGTCGCAATGGACGTGGCCATAGCGTTGCCCGTGTCGTGGAAGCCGTTGGTGAAGTCGAAGGCGAGGGCCGTCACCACGACAATGACGAGCAACACTGGGTCAGTCACGTTCCCATTGTGGACCTTTTTGAGCGGGACCTATGGGCATTTTGGCAGGTTGCTTCCACCTACCGGCGCCACGCCGCCCCAGAGACGTCCGCAACTGGCGCCGTCAGTGCCCCATCGCCGCACGAGGTCCCCATCCCGTCAAGGAGCCCGGTCACCACTGCGCCCGTTTCGTCGGCGTCGATGTCGACCTCAATGTCACCCAAGGACAGGCCTCGCAGGCGCACTCTGCCGATCACGGCGGGCACTGCGCACGCTTTGAAGGCGCCCCGTGGAACATCCGCGTCCATGCCCATGCAAATTCGCAACATTTCGAAGGGCGTGGCTGCGGCCCATGCCTGCGGAGAGCACGATGTCGGATACGGAATGGGGACGGACGCATCGGACCTCGGAAACCCACAGAACAACTCAGGCAGCCGACCGCCGAAGGCCTCAAGCGCATCTAGCAGCCCGGTGGTCACCTTCACGGCCGCATCGCGCCTGCCGTAACGGGCCATCCCTGCCGCCGTCAATACGGAGTCGTGCGGCCAAACCGAGCCGTTGTGGTAGCTGGCGGGGTTGTAGCGGAGTGACTGCGAAGACAGGGTCCTAATGCCGAATCCCGTGAACATGTCAGGCTCGAGCAAGCGGTCGACCACTTGGTCGGCCACCTCCTCTGGGACGATGCCAGACCACAGGCAGTGCCCGATGTTCGAGGTCACCACACGCACCTGCTCCTTGTGTGCGTCGAGAGCGAGCGCGTAGAAGCCCTCGTCAGGCATCCAGAACGACTCATGAAAGCGCGCTCTCAGCGCCGAGGCTCGGCCCCGAAGGTGTTCCGCCCTCTCGGTGTTGCCGTTTGCCTCGTCGAGGTCCGCCGCGGCCAGGTAGGCCGCGTAGCAGTAGGCCTGGACCTCGGCCAGTGCGACGGGCGGCTCGACATTCCTGCCGTCGCTGTGCGCCACCGAGTCGGAGCTGTCCTTCCAACCCTGGTTCAGGAGCCCACGGTCGGTGCCCCTCATGTACTCGACGAAACCGTCGCCGTCGCGGTCTCCGTGGTCTGTGATCCAGGCGATCGCCCTGTCGACGGCGGGCTGCAGTACCGCGAGCTCGCTCAAGGGCACGCCCCAGCGATACGCCCTGCCGACGAGCATCACGAAGAGTGGCGTCGAGTCGATCGAGCCGTAGTAAACGCGGTCGCCTCCGAGGGCGAGCGATTGGTCGGCACCCAGCCGCACCTCGTGGAGAATCCGGCCAGGCTGCTCCTCCGTCATGGGCGACTCTCGCGTACCTTGCAGGCGTGCAAGGGTGCGCAGAGTCCCGAGCGCCAAGTCGGGCGCGAAGGGAAGCATCATCCAACTCGTGAGGAGGGAATCGCGTCCAAACAGGGCCATGAACCACGGCGCACCGGCGGCCACCACGTCGTCTTCCGGATATGCGGGGTCGATGATGCGGAGCGCACCAAGGTCGCGCTTGCTCGTGGACAACGCCGCCGCGAGCACGGTGTTGTCGACCGACTCCGTTGGCATCGCGTCGTGCCAATCTTGCATGCGGCGGGCGGGCTCGGTGGACTCGAGGGGGCGGCCGAGTGGATATGTGGCGGCGAGTTCGATTCCTGCGACGGTGGGGAGCACCTCGACACTTGTGCGCCACTCCCCGTGAGCCGGGACCACGACTCGGAAAGTGAGGGCACCGGGGACCGCTTGGCCGTCAGGAGATCCTATCCGCACGCCGCGCTCGTCCGTCGCCACGGCCGCGACGCGGAAACTCAACTCGTTGCGGTCCACGGCCGAGATCACGGCGAGGGGTCGCACCGCCCTGCGTTCCTTCACCTCGAAAAGGTCGGCAAAGTCGACGTCAGCGTGCAACGCGATATCCAGACCCGCGGGTTCGTGCCCATAGTTGGCGATCGCGATGTCCTCGCGCATTCCCTGCCCCACCATGCGGTGGCGGGCCACGATCACGGTCGGCTCGGTGCTCCCCGGTCGCGCGGGGATGCGACCCACAAACCGGCACTCGTACGGCTCGGCCGACAGGACGCTGAGCGGCTCGATCTCGTGACCATCGATGCGCAGCTGCCACCTGGACAGCACGCGCGTGTCCTGAACGAACAAACCGTCAGCCTGGTGAGGCATGATGTCGCCGTTCGTTTGCGACACGCAAAACGTGGAGCCCTCCATGAGGGTGACGACCGCTTCAATATGCGGAACCGAGCCGATGCCGCTTGGCCTGGAGTGGTCCTGCTTCAAGGCGGCCGTTCGTGGCGCGGCGATGGGGTCAATCACTAAGCGATCATCCCCTTCCCCAAGCACCCTGGAGAAGCAAGTGTCTGGCCAGCGCAACTCTAAGTTGCGATTGTATCCGGAAAGAGCCTATGCTGGCAACCAGGCCTCGTCTTCGTAATCGCCGCCCACCCCGGGGCAGCGCGACGCGGGGAGGTGTCCGAATGTCGCAGATCGCCGAAATAGAGAACGCATCGCGTGCGGGCGCCGCCAGTCGGCCCCTCAGGATCGGGATGGTCGCCCCGCCGTGGTTCACGGTACCTCCGCGCGGATACGGCGGCACGGAAGCGGTGGTCGCATCGCTCGTCGATCAGTTGGTCACCCGTGGCCACGAGGTGACGCTTATCGCCGCGGGCAACCCCGGCACGAAGGCACAACACTTCATTTGCAGCCATGAGCAGCCTCCCTCGCATCTGCTCGGATCCGATGCCATGCCCGAACTCGTACACGCGGCGGAGGCGAGCCGAGCCCTGTCGGTCCTGGACCTGGACCTCATCCACGACCACTCGGCCGCGGGTCCCTTGCTCGCGCGTGGCAGACGGCTACCCACTGTCGTGACGATGCACGGCCCAGTGGCTGGTCCCAATGGCGACTACTTTCGCCGGTTGGGTCCCACGATCGACATCGTCGCCATTTCCGATGCGCAGCGTGTGCAGGCACCGGACCTCAATTGGGTCGGAACCGTGCACAACGCGGTCGACGTGGCGTCGTTCCCCTTTCGCAGGGACAAGAGCGACGTCGTGCTGTGGATCGGCCGCTTCAGCCCGGATAAGGGCGCCCACCTCGCGATCGAGATAGCGCGCAAGGCTGGCAAGCACATCATTCTGGCAGGCAAGCTCAACGAACGTCCCGAGAGGGAGTACTTCGATCGCGTCATCGGGCCCATGCTTGGGCGCGACACGGAGTTCGTGGGAGAGGCGGACGCGACCCTCAAGCGCGAGCTGTTCTCAATGGCCGCGTGTCTGCTGTCCCCCATCCAGTGGGAGGAGCCCTTCGGGATGGTGATGGTCGAGGCTCTCGCGTGCGGCACGCCCGTGGTGTCTACCAGCCGCGGAAGCGTCCCCGAGATCGTCCGCCACGGCCACACCGGCTTCATCGCCGACGACGTCGACTCGCTGTGCGCCGCCGTCCAGCGGGCTGGAGAGATCGATCCCGCCGAGTGCCGCCGAGACGCCGAGGAGCGCTTCGATCTGCCGGTCATGGCTGCCGGTTATGAGCGCATCTACCGAATGCTGGCGGAGGGCGGTGCGGGAATTCGCTCGCTCACCCAGGGGCGCGTGGCGTGAGCGTGGAGCGAGCCGTGGGGCGGGCTCAGTTGTTGACTGCGGTGAGCGGCCCGACCTTTTCCAGATAGCACCGACCGCACAGGGACTCGTACGTCGCCTGCTGGCCGTCGATCGCGACCTGTGCGCCATGGCTGACAAAGGCGCCGCCCACGATGCGGGCGTTGAAGATCGCTTTGGATCCGCATCGGCAAATGGTCTTGAGCTCCTCGATCGAGTGCGCGATCTCCATGAGTCGCAGCGAACCGGGGAAGGATCGCGTCATGAAGTCGCCCCGTAGCCCGTAGCAAAGCACGGGTACTCCACGCGTGACGGCGACCATGAACGCCTCGTCCACCTGTGAAGGCGTGAGGAACTGCGCCTCGTCGACAAACACGGCGTCGATCTGGTCGAGGGGCCGATGCAACTCCAGCGCGTCGAGGAACGAATCGTCGGGGCCCAACAGGATGTCGACACGCCTTTCGACCCCGATGCGCGATGAGACAAACTGGCCGGCCTTGGTGTCGATGCCCGGCTTGACGAGCACGGGGTGCTGATCGCGTTCTTCGTAGTTGTACGCGGCGGTGAGCAGCAGGGCGGACTTGGACGAGTTCATCGCCCCGTACCGGAAGTACAGCTTCGCCATGTGTGCCCTTTCGTCCTTCGCGTACGCGCAGGTTTCCTGCAAGCACACTACTGGCGACGAAGGCGGAGGGCGCGCAGTGGGGGCCGGGCTCCGCCGTTGAGAATTGTCTATCCGGGCCCTAAGACCCCCCTCGAGCGCGCCGCGCGTGGAGAGACTGAATGCGTCCCGGCAATGGCGCCGGGACTTGCGCGCGGAGGTGCATCGTGGAGAAGTACGTCTATGACTTCAGCGAGGGAAACCGGGATCTCAAGGATCTCCTCGGGGGCAAGGGCGCGAACCTTGCGGAGATGACGAACCTGGGGCTACCTGTGCCCCCGGGCTTCACCATCACGACCGACGCGTGTCGTACGTACATGCAAACCACCAAGCTCCCGCCTGAACTGCGTGTGCAGGTCACGATGGCGCTACGGCGTCTCGAAGACTCGCTCGGACGGCTGTTGGGTGACACCAACGATCCGTTACTCGTGTCGGTACGCTCGGGCGCCAAGTTCTCGATGCCAGGAATGATGGAGACCGTCCTCAACGTGGGACTCAACGACGCCTCGGTCGAAGGCCTCGCGACCTTCGCCGGAGACGCACGCTTCGCCTGGGACTCCTACCGCCGCTTGATCCAGATGTTCGCCAAGACGGTACTCGGCATCGACGGCGACCTGTTTAGCAACGCGCTCGATGCGAAGAAGAAGGCTAGCGGGGTCATGGCCGATACGGAACTTCCCGCCGAGGACCTGCGCGCCCTCGTGGACGAGTTCAAGGCCATCGTGAAGGCCGAGTCCGGCAGAGACTTCCCCCAACAACCGCGTGAGCAGCTCGACCTCGCGATCGAAGCGGTGTTCAATTCCTGGAACACCGATCGTGCGCGCCTCTACCGCCGACGCGAGCGCATCTCCGACGATCTCGGTACCGCCGTCAACGTCGTGGCAATGGTCTTCGGCAACCTCGGCGAGGACTCGGGAACCGGGGTGTGCTTCACCCGCGACCCTGCGACCGGCATGGTCGGCGACTACGGCGACTACCTACCGAATGCCCAGGGCGAGGATGTCGTCGCCGGCATCAGGAACACCCTGTCCCTGGCCGACTTCGAGCAGCTCGACAAGAAAGCCTTCGACGAGTTGCGTCAAGCCATGCGCAGGCTCGAGAGCCACTACCGAGACCTATGCGACATCGAGTTCACCGTGGAGCGGGGCAAGCTGTGGATGCTGCAAACCCGGGTGGGCAAGCGCACCGCAGCCGCCGCGTTCCGGATTGCGAATCAGCTGGTAGATGAGCACATCATCACCTTGGACGAGGCGCTCGAGCGGGTGACCGGCGAACAACTCAACAAGTTGATGTTCCCGCAGTTTGACCCCAAGGCCAAGCGCAAGTTGTTGGCTACGGGCATGGCGGCCTCCCCCGGCGCCGCCGTGGGTGCGGCCGTGTTCGCCTCGTCCACCGCTCAAGAGTGGGCCGAGCAGGGCAAGGACGTGATCCTCGTCCGTCGTGAGACCAACCCCGACGACCTGGGCGGCATGATCGCCTCCGTCGGCGTTCTCACCTGTAGGGGTGGCAAGACGTCCCACGCGGCCGTGGTGGCGCGCGGCATGGGCACCACCTGCGTGGTCGGCGCCGAGGCACTCCTCGTCGATGCGGAGGCCAGGACCGTCACCGTGGGCGACCGAGTGGTCAAAGAGGGCGACATCATCGCGATTGACGGCTCCACCGGCGAGGTGTTCCTCGGTAGCGTGCCGGTGACACCCTCCCCCGTGGTGCGCTACCTCGAGGAGGGTCTCGACGTTGCGCTGTCGGAGCTCGCGGAGGACGACGAAAACACTCGCGACCTGGTGGTTGCAGTCCACGAAATCCTGAGCCACGCCGACGCGGCGAGGCGATTGGGGGTGTACGCGAACGCGGACACTCCCGACGATGCGAAGCGGGCACGCACGTGGGGCGGCGAGGGCATCGGCCTGTGCCGCACGGAACACATGTTCCTGGGCGAGCGGCGCGAGCTGATCGAGCACGTGATTTTGGCTACCACTGACGACGAGCGGCAAGCGGCGTTCGACGCGCTCCTCCCCCTGCAAAGGGAGGACTTCATTGGGATCCTTGAGCAAATGGACGGCCTGCCGGTCACCATCAGGCTCATCGATCCGCCGCTTCACGAGTTCCTGCCGGACCTCACCGAGCTCTCCGTCAAGGTGGCCCTGGCCAAGGAGCGCGGGGAGACCGGCCCGGAGGTAGACCGCGACGCACTCTTGCTCCCTGCGGTGGTGCGCATGCACGAGGCGAACCCAATGCTGGGCTTGCGCGGGGTGCGCCTCGGGATTGTGATCCCCGGCCTGTTCACGTTGCAGATGCGGGCGATCGCCGAGGCTCAGGCCGCGCGGATCAAGGCAGGCGGTAAGCCGCATGCGGAGATCATGGTCCCGCTCGCGGCGTCGGTGATGGAGCTACACCTCGTGAAGGACGAGGCCGACGCGATCCTGGCGACCGTCGCGGCCGAGCAGGGCGTGGAACTGGACATCCCCGTGGGCGCCATGATCGAACTTCCACGTGCCGCCTTGACTGCTGACCGGATGGCAGATGTGGCCGAGTTCTTCTCCTTTGGCACCAACGATCTGACCCAGACCACGTGGGGCTTCTCGAGGGACGACGTCGAGGGCGCGTTCTTCAACCCCTACACGGAGAAGGGCGTGTTCAGCGTGTCGCCCTTCGAGAGTGTGGACCGACTGGGGGTGGGCCGCCTCATCAAGATCGCCATCGAGGAGGGCCGCTCTACCCGCCCGGACATCAAGCTGGGTGTCTGCGGCGAACACGGGGGCGATCCCGAGTCGATCCACTTCTTCCACGAGGTGGGCCTGAACTACGTCTCGTGCTCGCCGTTCCGTATTCCAGTAGCGCGGCTCGAGGCCGGGCGCGCCGCAGTGCTGAAGGGCGGTAGCGACACGCGCTGACCCGTCTCGGCCGAGATGGTGACCAATTTCGGTGAGTCATCGGGTTCACCGGTCTTGACACCTGCGCGGCTTGGGTCGTAACTCGTTGTCTTGTCCTGAAGCCGGGTGCCATTCCAGCGCTGCAATCCAAGGAGCAACCACGAGGCGCACGGTCATGATGACCGCTTCACTCGTGATGGGAACTTCGCTTGGCTCGATGACGCGGACGGGGGTAGCCGATATCGCGGCGCGCAGTTGGCCCGGACGCAGGCCCGCCTACCGCTCCCCCGTCCGCACCGAAGGCGCCTTCGACCGACGCGCACCAAGACGTAGTTCACACACTCGGACATCACCAGCGGACGCCTTCGTGTGATTAGTCGACACAGTGGACCCGGCCGCCGCTTCGGCGGAACGGGACAGTGCCACATAACAACACGGGCCTGTGAGCCAGAAGCACTCAGTCGTAGATTACTGACTCGCCCCGGAGCCTGAGCTGTTCGAGTCCGTCCCTCATCCCCTGCACCTGCTCAGGAGTGCGCCCCACCCAGTCGTCGAGTTCCCCGACAACGCGCACGGGCTCTTTGGTGCGGTAGGACTTGGTCGCATTGCCCGGGAACTTCTTGTCTGTCAGATTCGGGTCGTCCTGGAGCGCGCCCGTAGGTTCTACCAGGTAGATTCTGCCCCTCCCCTCCCCTCCCCTCGCCGAGTGCGAGTTCGGCTCCCCAGGTGGCAGCATCGAGCGTCTTGGTGAGGTAGATGTGTTTCGCGACACGTCCCTCTTCGAAGTTCGAAGAGTGTCCGGGGGCCAAGAGATCGCCGACGGCCAGATTGGCCTTGGTCCCGTGCAAGTAGCCGCCAGACTCGTGGGCCTCGAACGGCTTTGGCACTTGCGACATGGCTTAGGTCCGTTCTCTGGCTGGGGCGACGACCTCTCCCACCCCTGAGACGGGGGGCCCGAATTGGCCGTGGACATCCTCGTCGTATTCCACGCATTGTCCCGGGCCGCGTCGTTTTGCGTCGTACATCGCGGCATCGGCGGCCGCGATGACAGCGTCGGCAGTCTCGAATCTCGCCGGGCCGAAGGCGACGCCCATGCTGGCCATCACCGTCTCTTGATGAGACCCGATCTCGTATGGCGCTCGGAGAACCATGCAGAGCCGGCACGCGGTGGCCATCGCCTCTTCCGCGGAGACGACTTCATCGAGGAGGACGACAAACTCGTCCCCACCCATCCGGGCGGCGGTGTCGCCCACCCGCACCTCGGCGCTAATACGGCCCGCGACCTCCACCAGCAACTTGTCGCCAGCGGCATGGCCCCAAATGTCGTTGACCGCCTTGAACTTGTCGAGATCGAGAAATAGGACCGCGAAGCCGACAGTGCGCCTGTCCGCCGAGCCCAAGCGGTGGGTAACACGGTCCCAGAGCAGGGTGCGGTTCGCGAGGCCGGTCAGTTGGTCATGGAGCGCTCTGTGACTGAGCTCCTCCGTGGCCATCGCGAGTTCTCCGGTTCGCACAGCGACCCGATTCTCGATCTCGTTGAATGACGCCTCAAGCTCCTCACCAAGAAAGTTCACCCCAGCCGCGACGGCATCCACGATGTCGCCGTCGGGGCCGATCGGCGTGCGGGCGTCGAACCGAAGCGAGGCGTACTCCTGGATGGTGCCCACGATGTCACCAAGCCGCCGCTCGATCTCCCGAACCCCGCCGTCGTCCCTGCCGATGGGCGATACCGGGGAAACCGGATCTTGCTCACCGGAGACTTGCGAGGACTTCTCGTCCCCTTGCCCGCTCATCCCGCGAACCCTTGGAGCCAGGCGATAGCGGAGGCGTCATCATCGAATAGTCGTGTGGAGGCCGCTGGTTTGCTCACGCTGAGGTAAAAGTTCCCCATCAGTCGGCTGACGGGGGTGCCGACGATCAGCGCTACGGCCGCCACGAGGTCGTGCCTGCGCACAAACTCGAGGCGCGCCGACCGATCTTGGGTGAGGATATCGTGTGCGTCCACCAACAGCGGAGCCCTCTTCCCGCCGGTGAGTTCCGCCATCGCACTTGTCGCCGCGACCGCGTCTTCAAGCCCGATCGCAACACCCGAACCCCAGACGAGGTACACGATGCCGTCAGGGCGGAGCCACATCCGGAACTTCGCGTGCACGATCTCAGTGGACTCGCCGCTCATGGGTCCTCCCAAGGTGGGTTGCCTCCATTCTCGCATCTAACGAGACTCCGCGGGGGTGATTTTTGTCACCTCTGCTCGGGCATGGAGGTCACGGGGTGAACTCCTGGAGCCAGGCGATAGCGGAGGCTTCATCGTCGAACACGCGTATGGGCGTTTTCGGTCGGTTCACGTTGACAAAGAGGTTGCCCATGACCCGGAGTGCCGGGGTACGAACAACTAGTGCGGCGGCCGTCACGAGGTCGTCCCGCCGCGAAAACTCGAGGCGCGCCGGGCGATCCTGTGTGGAGCCCTCTCCCAGACATATCAGGGCGAGAACCCGTTGTCCGCCGCCGAGCCCCGCTATCGCTTCGGTCGCCGCGACCGCGTCCTCGACCCCGATCGCAACCCCCGGCGCCCAGGTCAGGTACACGATGCCGTCAGGGCGGAGCGATATCCGGAACTTCGGGTGCGCAGTCTCAGTAGAGTCGCCGCTCATCGGTCCTCCCAAGGTGGGTCGTCTCCAGTCTCGCACCTGTGGGGACTCCGCGCGGGGCGACCGGTATCACTCCGGACTCAGGCGCCGCTGTCACGGGTTCAGCCGATTACCGGATGAACCCTTGGAGCCAAGCGACCGCGGAGGCTTCATCGTCGAACAACCGCGTGGGTGTGACCGGTTGGCTCACGTTGACGAAGAAGTTCCCCACCATCCGGCTGAGTGGGGTGCCTACAATCACGGCAACGGCCGACACCTTGTTGCCCCGCTGCGCCAACTCGAGGCGCGCGGCCCGATCCTGTGAGCGGGCATCATGCACGTCCACCAGCAGGGGAAACTTTCGCCCGCCAGTGATCTCCTCCGTCGCTATGCCCGACGCGATCACGTCCTCGAGCACCATTGAAATCCCTGGAGCCCACACTTGTTGCAAGATGCCGTCCGGACGAAGCCATATCCGAAACCTCGGGTGCACCACTTTATTGGACCCGCCGTTCATCGGTCCTCCCAAGGTGGGTTGTGCCCAGTCTCGCACCCGTCGGCGCTCCGCGCGGGGTGGCCGGTCTCACTCCGGACTCAGGGGTCGCCATCAGGGGCTCGCCGGACGAACTCTTGAAGCCAGGTGATCGCGGAGGCGTCATCCCCGAATAGTCGTGTGGGGGCCACTGGCTCGCTCACGTTGAGGAACAACTTTCCCATCGTTCGGCCGAGGGGGGTGTTGACGATGAGGGCGACGGCCGACACGAGGTCGCTCCGTTCCACAAAATGGAGGCGCGTGGCCCGATCCTGGGGGCGGGAATCGTGCGCGTCCACGAGTAGTGGTGCCCGTACCCCACCGGTGAGTGCCATCATCGCACTGTGCGACGCGACCGCGTCTTCCAGCACGATCGAGACTCCCTGATTCCAGACGAGGTGGACGATTCCGTCGGGGCGGAGCCACATCCGAAACCTCGGGGTCACCACTTCGCTGCGGTCGCCGCTCATCGGTCCTCCCAGGGTGGTTTACTTCCAGTGTTGCACCTTACGAGACCCCGTGGAGGTGATCTTCATCACCCCTCGCTCCAGCATCGCGGTCATGCGGTGAACTGTTTGAGCCAGGCGACGGCGGAGTCCTCATCATCGAATAGTTGTGTAGGTGCCACCGCTTGGTGCACGTTGGCGAACAAATTTCCCATGATTCGGCTGAGTGGGCTATGGACGATCAGGGCGAGGGCCGACACATTTTCGGCCTGGCGCGCAAACTCAAGTCGCGCGGCCCGATCCTGTGTTGCTGCCTCGCCCGGCTCCACCAGCAGGGGAACGCGTCGCCCGCCAGTAAGTTCGACCAACGCACTTGTCGACGCGATCGCGTCTTCCAGCGTCGTCGCCACCCCAGAA from Demequina lutea includes:
- a CDS encoding DUF7793 family protein — encoded protein: MNGGSNKVVHPRFRIWLRPDGILQQVWAPGISMVLEDVIASGIATEEITGGRKFPLLVDVHDARSQDRAARLELAQRGNKVSAVAVIVGTPLSRMVGNFFVNVSQPVTPTRLFDDEASAVAWLQGFIR
- a CDS encoding DUF7793 family protein; this encodes MSGDSTETAHPKFRISLRPDGIVYLTWAPGVAIGVEDAVAATEAIAGLGGGQRVLALICLGEGSTQDRPARLEFSRRDDLVTAAALVVRTPALRVMGNLFVNVNRPKTPIRVFDDEASAIAWLQEFTP
- a CDS encoding DUF7793 family protein codes for the protein MSGDSSEMAHPKFRIWLRPDGIAQCVWASGVATTLEDAIASTSALVELTGGRRVPLLVEPGEAATQDRAARLEFARQAENVSALALIVHSPLSRIMGNLFANVHQAVAPTQLFDDEDSAVAWLKQFTA
- a CDS encoding DUF7793 family protein, which produces MSGESTEIVHAKFRMWLRPDGIVYLVWGSGVAIGLEDAVAATSAMAELTGGKRAPLLVDAHDILTQDRSARLEFVRRHDLVAAVALIVGTPVSRLMGNFYLSVSKPAASTRLFDDDASAIAWLQGFAG
- a CDS encoding thymidine kinase; the protein is MAKLYFRYGAMNSSKSALLLTAAYNYEERDQHPVLVKPGIDTKAGQFVSSRIGVERRVDILLGPDDSFLDALELHRPLDQIDAVFVDEAQFLTPSQVDEAFMVAVTRGVPVLCYGLRGDFMTRSFPGSLRLMEIAHSIEELKTICRCGSKAIFNARIVGGAFVSHGAQVAIDGQQATYESLCGRCYLEKVGPLTAVNN
- a CDS encoding glycosyltransferase family 4 protein codes for the protein MSQIAEIENASRAGAASRPLRIGMVAPPWFTVPPRGYGGTEAVVASLVDQLVTRGHEVTLIAAGNPGTKAQHFICSHEQPPSHLLGSDAMPELVHAAEASRALSVLDLDLIHDHSAAGPLLARGRRLPTVVTMHGPVAGPNGDYFRRLGPTIDIVAISDAQRVQAPDLNWVGTVHNAVDVASFPFRRDKSDVVLWIGRFSPDKGAHLAIEIARKAGKHIILAGKLNERPEREYFDRVIGPMLGRDTEFVGEADATLKRELFSMAACLLSPIQWEEPFGMVMVEALACGTPVVSTSRGSVPEIVRHGHTGFIADDVDSLCAAVQRAGEIDPAECRRDAEERFDLPVMAAGYERIYRMLAEGGAGIRSLTQGRVA
- a CDS encoding GGDEF domain-containing protein gives rise to the protein MSGQGDEKSSQVSGEQDPVSPVSPIGRDDGGVREIERRLGDIVGTIQEYASLRFDARTPIGPDGDIVDAVAAGVNFLGEELEASFNEIENRVAVRTGELAMATEELSHRALHDQLTGLANRTLLWDRVTHRLGSADRRTVGFAVLFLDLDKFKAVNDIWGHAAGDKLLVEVAGRISAEVRVGDTAARMGGDEFVVLLDEVVSAEEAMATACRLCMVLRAPYEIGSHQETVMASMGVAFGPARFETADAVIAAADAAMYDAKRRGPGQCVEYDEDVHGQFGPPVSGVGEVVAPARERT
- a CDS encoding amylo-alpha-1,6-glucosidase; protein product: MIDPIAAPRTAALKQDHSRPSGIGSVPHIEAVVTLMEGSTFCVSQTNGDIMPHQADGLFVQDTRVLSRWQLRIDGHEIEPLSVLSAEPYECRFVGRIPARPGSTEPTVIVARHRMVGQGMREDIAIANYGHEPAGLDIALHADVDFADLFEVKERRAVRPLAVISAVDRNELSFRVAAVATDERGVRIGSPDGQAVPGALTFRVVVPAHGEWRTSVEVLPTVAGIELAATYPLGRPLESTEPARRMQDWHDAMPTESVDNTVLAAALSTSKRDLGALRIIDPAYPEDDVVAAGAPWFMALFGRDSLLTSWMMLPFAPDLALGTLRTLARLQGTRESPMTEEQPGRILHEVRLGADQSLALGGDRVYYGSIDSTPLFVMLVGRAYRWGVPLSELAVLQPAVDRAIAWITDHGDRDGDGFVEYMRGTDRGLLNQGWKDSSDSVAHSDGRNVEPPVALAEVQAYCYAAYLAAADLDEANGNTERAEHLRGRASALRARFHESFWMPDEGFYALALDAHKEQVRVVTSNIGHCLWSGIVPEEVADQVVDRLLEPDMFTGFGIRTLSSQSLRYNPASYHNGSVWPHDSVLTAAGMARYGRRDAAVKVTTGLLDALEAFGGRLPELFCGFPRSDASVPIPYPTSCSPQAWAAATPFEMLRICMGMDADVPRGAFKACAVPAVIGRVRLRGLSLGDIEVDIDADETGAVVTGLLDGMGTSCGDGALTAPVADVSGAAWRR
- the ppdK gene encoding pyruvate, phosphate dikinase — translated: MEKYVYDFSEGNRDLKDLLGGKGANLAEMTNLGLPVPPGFTITTDACRTYMQTTKLPPELRVQVTMALRRLEDSLGRLLGDTNDPLLVSVRSGAKFSMPGMMETVLNVGLNDASVEGLATFAGDARFAWDSYRRLIQMFAKTVLGIDGDLFSNALDAKKKASGVMADTELPAEDLRALVDEFKAIVKAESGRDFPQQPREQLDLAIEAVFNSWNTDRARLYRRRERISDDLGTAVNVVAMVFGNLGEDSGTGVCFTRDPATGMVGDYGDYLPNAQGEDVVAGIRNTLSLADFEQLDKKAFDELRQAMRRLESHYRDLCDIEFTVERGKLWMLQTRVGKRTAAAAFRIANQLVDEHIITLDEALERVTGEQLNKLMFPQFDPKAKRKLLATGMAASPGAAVGAAVFASSTAQEWAEQGKDVILVRRETNPDDLGGMIASVGVLTCRGGKTSHAAVVARGMGTTCVVGAEALLVDAEARTVTVGDRVVKEGDIIAIDGSTGEVFLGSVPVTPSPVVRYLEEGLDVALSELAEDDENTRDLVVAVHEILSHADAARRLGVYANADTPDDAKRARTWGGEGIGLCRTEHMFLGERRELIEHVILATTDDERQAAFDALLPLQREDFIGILEQMDGLPVTIRLIDPPLHEFLPDLTELSVKVALAKERGETGPEVDRDALLLPAVVRMHEANPMLGLRGVRLGIVIPGLFTLQMRAIAEAQAARIKAGGKPHAEIMVPLAASVMELHLVKDEADAILATVAAEQGVELDIPVGAMIELPRAALTADRMADVAEFFSFGTNDLTQTTWGFSRDDVEGAFFNPYTEKGVFSVSPFESVDRLGVGRLIKIAIEEGRSTRPDIKLGVCGEHGGDPESIHFFHEVGLNYVSCSPFRIPVARLEAGRAAVLKGGSDTR
- a CDS encoding DUF7793 family protein — encoded protein: MSGDRSEVVTPRFRMWLRPDGIVHLVWNQGVSIVLEDAVASHSAMMALTGGVRAPLLVDAHDSRPQDRATRLHFVERSDLVSAVALIVNTPLGRTMGKLFLNVSEPVAPTRLFGDDASAITWLQEFVRRAPDGDP